Proteins encoded in a region of the Phacochoerus africanus isolate WHEZ1 chromosome 8, ROS_Pafr_v1, whole genome shotgun sequence genome:
- the GADD45A gene encoding growth arrest and DNA damage-inducible protein GADD45 alpha, protein MTLEEFSAGEQKTERMDKVGDALEEVLSKALSQRTITVGVYEAAKLLNVDPDNVVLCLLAADEDDDRDVALQIHFTLIQAFCCENDIDILRVSNPGRLAELLLLETDAGPTASEGAEQPPDLHCVLVTNPHSSQWKDPALSQLICFCRESRYMDQWVPVINLPER, encoded by the exons ATGACTTTGGAGGAATTCTCGGCTGGAGAGCAGAAGACTGAAAG GATGGATAAGGTGGGGGATGCCCTCGAAGAAGTGCTCAGCAAAGCCCTGAGTCAGCGCACAATCACCGTCGGGGTGTACGAGGCGGCCAAGCTGCTCAACGT CGACCCAGATAACGTGGTGCTGTGCCTGCTGGCGGCGGACGAGGACGACGACAGGGACGTGGCTCTGCAGATCCACTTCACCCTGATCCAAGCGTTTTGCTGTGAGAACGACATCGACATCCTACGAGTCAGCAACCCCGGCCGGCTGGCCGAGCTCCTGCTCCTGGAGACGGACGCGGGCCCCACCGCGAGCGAGGGCGCGGAGCAGCCCCCGGACCTGCACTGCGTGCTGGTGACG AATCCACATTCATCGCAGTGGAAGGATCCTGCCTTAAGTCAACTTATTTGTTTTTGCCGGGAAAGTCGCTACATGGATCAGTGGGTTCCAGTGATTAATCTTCCTGAACGGTGA